The following are encoded together in the Flavobacterium sp. TR2 genome:
- a CDS encoding CsbD family protein has product MNTTEIKGNWNELKGKLKQKYAELTDDDLMFAEGKEDEMYGRLQQKLGKTKEEFHQILSEL; this is encoded by the coding sequence ATGAATACTACCGAGATAAAAGGAAACTGGAACGAGTTGAAAGGAAAACTAAAGCAAAAATATGCCGAGTTAACAGATGACGATTTGATGTTTGCTGAAGGAAAAGAAGACGAAATGTACGGAAGACTTCAGCAGAAACTGGGAAAAACAAAAGAGGAATTTCATCAAATCCTGTCAGAATTGTAA